From Etheostoma cragini isolate CJK2018 chromosome 14, CSU_Ecrag_1.0, whole genome shotgun sequence, the proteins below share one genomic window:
- the LOC117957073 gene encoding CCR4-NOT transcription complex subunit 3-like isoform X4, giving the protein MADKRKLQGEIDRCLKKVAEGVEQFEDIWQKLHNAANANQKEKYEADLKKEIKKLQRLRDQIKTWVASNEIKDKRQLVENRKLIETQMERFKIVERETKTKAYSKEGLGLAQKVDPAQKEKEEVGTWLTNTIDTLNMQVDQFESEVESLSVQTRKKKGDKEDRIEELKTFIEKHRHHIRMLETILRMLDNDSIQVDAIRKIKDDVEYYLDSSQDPDFEENEFLYDDLDLEEIPQALIATSPPGNSNLEDEIFQNSSSTPTSTTSSSPIPPSPATCTTENSEDDKKRGRSTDSEVGQSPVKNGNPSSSLSSSSSSSSSSSSSSSCSSSSSIPGLTSSSLVSMATITGGGLSGSGGLHGSLGGLLSNTSAGSYSSATQQQPHPSAQQQQQQAKNLVGPVSSAPISIPNSSTNSHLMSSAPSPPNAITQGLFTSSSQAQALSGPTPTSNSLGLSLGLSLGKGGMSGCITTSPMSGSLGLSGMPASLSSMASLLSGSTPAPYAQAAASGAIGSGLPGSLGGIGINPTTTHSTVGSIGSGSITVGGPTSSTGGLLGPAPGLTNVGSGMLGLGSGQSGMQGSSLVSLSPVGGLAPGSGVGVIGSNGGSSGSAGSGVVGGNLSLSVRPPSQQKQNGSTSYSAVVADSTTDSALTSASQSQSSQSSSLTSPANQPKDTGSSLLGSICMSSSSPSPAFYSEAKAVSGGSLLNGPLSYSQSSDSMKPQEPLSSLKSMAERAALSSGMEGDVSSLHLTPDIFPSSTTVPSGPPSAPQLSLSEVSIPPSLGVCPLGPVPLSKDQLYQQAMEEAAWTHMPHPSDSERIRQYLMRNPCPTLPFHHQVPPPHSDTVEFYQRLSTETLFFIFYYLEGTKAQYLAAKALKKQSWRFHTKYMMWFQRHEEPKTITDEFEQGTYIYFDYEKWGQRKKEGFTFEYRYLEDRDLQ; this is encoded by the exons ATGGCCGATAAAAGGAAACTTCAag GGGAAATAGATCGATGTCTGAAAAAAGTAGCGGAAGGAGTCGAACAGTTTGAAGACATTTGGCAAAAG CTTCACAATGCAGCCAACGCGAACCAGAAAGAGAAATATGAAGCGGACCTCAAGAAAGAGATTAAAAAGCTCCAG CGTCTTCGAGACCAGATCAAGACGTGGGTGGCATCCAACGAGATCAAAGACAAAAGGCAGCTAGTAGAGAACCGCAAACTCATAGAAACG CAAATGGAGCGGTTCAAAATAGTGGAGAGAGAAACCAAGACGAAGGCGTACTCTAAAGAAGGTTTGGGTCTGGCCCAGAAGGTGGACCCGGCccagaaggagaaggaggaggtcGGCACGTGGCTAACG AACACGATCGACACGTTGAACATGCAGGTGGACCAGTTTGAGAGCGAGGTGGAGTCTCTTTCAGTGCAGACgaggaaaaagaaaggagacaAAGAG GACCGGATTGAGGAGCTGAAGACATTTATTGAAAAGCATCGGCACCACATCCGGATGCTGGAGACCATACTGAGGATGCTGGACAACGACTCCATACAGGTGGACGCCATCAGGAAGATCAAG GATGATGTGGAGTATTATCTAGACTCGTCGCAGGATCCAGACTTTGAGGAGAATGAGTTTCTGTACGACGACCTGGACCTGGAAGAAATTC CTCAGGCGCTGATTGCCACATCCCCGCCAGGAAACTCCAACTTGGAGGACGAGATCTTCCAGAACTCCAGCAGCACGCCCACCTCCACCACCTCATCTTCACCCATCCCCCCTTCACCTGCCACTTGCACTacg gagAACTCAGAAGATGACAAGAAGAGGGGACGTTCAACCGACAGTGAAGTCGGTCAG TCACCTGTGAAGAACGGAAACCCGTCTTCCTCGttatcctcttcctcctcctcctcctcttcctcctcctcgtcctcctcctgctcttcttCATCGTCCATCCCGGGCCTGACCTCATCCTCACTCGTCTCTATGGCGACCATCACCGGGGGAGGACTCAGCGGCTCTGGGGGTCTTCACGGCAGCTTAGGGGGTCTCCTCTCCAACACTTCGGCCGGCAGCTACAGCAGCGCCACCCAGCAGCAGCCGCACCCGTCggcgcagcagcagcagcaacaggcCAAAAACTTAGTTGGCCCCGTCTCCTCGGCTCCTATCTCCATCCCCAACTCCTCGACCAACAGCCACCTGATGTCCTCCGCCCCTTCTCCCCCCAATGCCATCACACAGGGGCTCTTCACTTCCAGCTCCCAGGCCCAGGCTCTGTCGGGGCCCACGCCGACCTCCAACAGCCTCGGCCTCAGCCTCGGCCTCTCGCTGGGGAAAGGGGGAATGTCCGGCTGCATCACCACCAGCCCCATGTCCGGGAGCCTCGGCCTGTCAGGGATGCCGGCGTCCCTGAGCAGCATGGCGAGCCTCCTGTCCGGCTCCACCCCCGCACCTTACGCCCAGGCGGCCGCATCGGGAGCAATCGGCTCCGGCCTTCCAGGCTCTCTGGGCGGCATCGGCATCAATCCTACGACGACCCACAGCACAGTGGGCTCCATCGGCAGCGGAAGCATCACGGTCGGTGGGCCAACGTCCTCAACGGGAGGTCTCCTGGGTCCGGCGCCGGGGTTAACCAACGTCGGCTCTGGCATGCTGGGTTTGGGTTCTGGCCAGTCAGGGATGCAGGGGTCTTCCCTGGTGTCACTGAGCCCAGTCGGAGGCTTAGCGCCGGGTAGCGGAGTGGGAGTCATTGGGAGCAACGGAGGCAGCTCTGGATCAGCAGGGAGCGGAGTGGTGGGAGGAAACCTGTCGCTCTCCGTCAGGCCGCCAAGCCAACAGAAGCAGAACGGTAGCACCA GTTACAGCGCTGTGGTAGCAGACAGCACAACAGACTCCGCCCTCACCAGTGCCAGCCAATCACAAAGCAGCCAATCCTCGTCTTTGACCTCCCCAGCCAACCAGCC TAAGGACACTGGTTCCAGTTTACTGGGCTCTATTTGTATGTCGTCCAGCTCCCCGTCGCCGGCCTTCTACAGCGAGGCCAAAGCGGTGAGCGGCGGCAGCCTGCTGAACGGGCCGCTGTCCTACTCGCAGTCCTCCGACAGCATGAAG CCCCAGGAGCCTCTGAGCAGCCTGAAGTCCATGGCCGAGCGAGCAGCACTCAGCTCAGGGATGGAGGGTGACGTGTCCTCCCTGCACCTCACCCCag ACATCTTCCCCAGCAGCACTACTGTCCCGTCTGGCCCGCCGTCGGCGCCTCAGCTCTCGCTGTCAGAGGTCAGCATCCCCCCATCACTGGGCGTCTGCCCGCTGGGGCCGGTTCCCCTGTCCAAAGACCAGCTCTACCAACAGGCCATGGAAGAGGCGGCGTGGACGCACATGCCCCACCCGTCCGACTCCGAGAGGATCAG GCAGTACCTGATGAGGAACCCGTGCCCCACCCTGCCTTTCCACCACCAGGTGCCACCGCCCCACTCCGACACTGTAGAGTTTTACCAGAGGCTTTCCACCGAAaccctcttcttcatcttttacTACCTGGAG GGCACAAAGGCCCAGTATCTGGCAGCCAAAGCCCTGAAGAAGCAGTCATGGAGGTTCCACACAAAGTACATGATGTGGTTTCAGAGGCACGAAGAACCCAAGACCATCACGGATGAGTTTGAGCAG GGAACATACATTTACTTCGACTATGAGAAATGGGGCCAGCGGAAGAAGGAAGGCTTCACGTTTGAGTACCGCTACCTAGAAGACCGAGACCTCCAGTGA
- the LOC117957073 gene encoding CCR4-NOT transcription complex subunit 3-like isoform X1 codes for MADKRKLQGEIDRCLKKVAEGVEQFEDIWQKNQKRIYCQLHNAANANQKEKYEADLKKEIKKLQRLRDQIKTWVASNEIKDKRQLVENRKLIETQMERFKIVERETKTKAYSKEGLGLAQKVDPAQKEKEEVGTWLTNTIDTLNMQVDQFESEVESLSVQTRKKKGDKEDRIEELKTFIEKHRHHIRMLETILRMLDNDSIQVDAIRKIKDDVEYYLDSSQDPDFEENEFLYDDLDLEEIPQALIATSPPGNSNLEDEIFQNSSSTPTSTTSSSPIPPSPATCTTENSEDDKKRGRSTDSEVGQSPVKNGNPSSSLSSSSSSSSSSSSSSSCSSSSSIPGLTSSSLVSMATITGGGLSGSGGLHGSLGGLLSNTSAGSYSSATQQQPHPSAQQQQQQAKNLVGPVSSAPISIPNSSTNSHLMSSAPSPPNAITQGLFTSSSQAQALSGPTPTSNSLGLSLGLSLGKGGMSGCITTSPMSGSLGLSGMPASLSSMASLLSGSTPAPYAQAAASGAIGSGLPGSLGGIGINPTTTHSTVGSIGSGSITVGGPTSSTGGLLGPAPGLTNVGSGMLGLGSGQSGMQGSSLVSLSPVGGLAPGSGVGVIGSNGGSSGSAGSGVVGGNLSLSVRPPSQQKQNGSTSYSAVVADSTTDSALTSASQSQSSQSSSLTSPANQPKDTGSSLLGSICMSSSSPSPAFYSEAKAVSGGSLLNGPLSYSQSSDSMKPQEPLSSLKSMAERAALSSGMEGDVSSLHLTPVSVSCLPSDIFPSSTTVPSGPPSAPQLSLSEVSIPPSLGVCPLGPVPLSKDQLYQQAMEEAAWTHMPHPSDSERIRQYLMRNPCPTLPFHHQVPPPHSDTVEFYQRLSTETLFFIFYYLEGTKAQYLAAKALKKQSWRFHTKYMMWFQRHEEPKTITDEFEQGTYIYFDYEKWGQRKKEGFTFEYRYLEDRDLQ; via the exons ATGGCCGATAAAAGGAAACTTCAag GGGAAATAGATCGATGTCTGAAAAAAGTAGCGGAAGGAGTCGAACAGTTTGAAGACATTTGGCAAAAG aatcagaaaaggatttattgccaa CTTCACAATGCAGCCAACGCGAACCAGAAAGAGAAATATGAAGCGGACCTCAAGAAAGAGATTAAAAAGCTCCAG CGTCTTCGAGACCAGATCAAGACGTGGGTGGCATCCAACGAGATCAAAGACAAAAGGCAGCTAGTAGAGAACCGCAAACTCATAGAAACG CAAATGGAGCGGTTCAAAATAGTGGAGAGAGAAACCAAGACGAAGGCGTACTCTAAAGAAGGTTTGGGTCTGGCCCAGAAGGTGGACCCGGCccagaaggagaaggaggaggtcGGCACGTGGCTAACG AACACGATCGACACGTTGAACATGCAGGTGGACCAGTTTGAGAGCGAGGTGGAGTCTCTTTCAGTGCAGACgaggaaaaagaaaggagacaAAGAG GACCGGATTGAGGAGCTGAAGACATTTATTGAAAAGCATCGGCACCACATCCGGATGCTGGAGACCATACTGAGGATGCTGGACAACGACTCCATACAGGTGGACGCCATCAGGAAGATCAAG GATGATGTGGAGTATTATCTAGACTCGTCGCAGGATCCAGACTTTGAGGAGAATGAGTTTCTGTACGACGACCTGGACCTGGAAGAAATTC CTCAGGCGCTGATTGCCACATCCCCGCCAGGAAACTCCAACTTGGAGGACGAGATCTTCCAGAACTCCAGCAGCACGCCCACCTCCACCACCTCATCTTCACCCATCCCCCCTTCACCTGCCACTTGCACTacg gagAACTCAGAAGATGACAAGAAGAGGGGACGTTCAACCGACAGTGAAGTCGGTCAG TCACCTGTGAAGAACGGAAACCCGTCTTCCTCGttatcctcttcctcctcctcctcctcttcctcctcctcgtcctcctcctgctcttcttCATCGTCCATCCCGGGCCTGACCTCATCCTCACTCGTCTCTATGGCGACCATCACCGGGGGAGGACTCAGCGGCTCTGGGGGTCTTCACGGCAGCTTAGGGGGTCTCCTCTCCAACACTTCGGCCGGCAGCTACAGCAGCGCCACCCAGCAGCAGCCGCACCCGTCggcgcagcagcagcagcaacaggcCAAAAACTTAGTTGGCCCCGTCTCCTCGGCTCCTATCTCCATCCCCAACTCCTCGACCAACAGCCACCTGATGTCCTCCGCCCCTTCTCCCCCCAATGCCATCACACAGGGGCTCTTCACTTCCAGCTCCCAGGCCCAGGCTCTGTCGGGGCCCACGCCGACCTCCAACAGCCTCGGCCTCAGCCTCGGCCTCTCGCTGGGGAAAGGGGGAATGTCCGGCTGCATCACCACCAGCCCCATGTCCGGGAGCCTCGGCCTGTCAGGGATGCCGGCGTCCCTGAGCAGCATGGCGAGCCTCCTGTCCGGCTCCACCCCCGCACCTTACGCCCAGGCGGCCGCATCGGGAGCAATCGGCTCCGGCCTTCCAGGCTCTCTGGGCGGCATCGGCATCAATCCTACGACGACCCACAGCACAGTGGGCTCCATCGGCAGCGGAAGCATCACGGTCGGTGGGCCAACGTCCTCAACGGGAGGTCTCCTGGGTCCGGCGCCGGGGTTAACCAACGTCGGCTCTGGCATGCTGGGTTTGGGTTCTGGCCAGTCAGGGATGCAGGGGTCTTCCCTGGTGTCACTGAGCCCAGTCGGAGGCTTAGCGCCGGGTAGCGGAGTGGGAGTCATTGGGAGCAACGGAGGCAGCTCTGGATCAGCAGGGAGCGGAGTGGTGGGAGGAAACCTGTCGCTCTCCGTCAGGCCGCCAAGCCAACAGAAGCAGAACGGTAGCACCA GTTACAGCGCTGTGGTAGCAGACAGCACAACAGACTCCGCCCTCACCAGTGCCAGCCAATCACAAAGCAGCCAATCCTCGTCTTTGACCTCCCCAGCCAACCAGCC TAAGGACACTGGTTCCAGTTTACTGGGCTCTATTTGTATGTCGTCCAGCTCCCCGTCGCCGGCCTTCTACAGCGAGGCCAAAGCGGTGAGCGGCGGCAGCCTGCTGAACGGGCCGCTGTCCTACTCGCAGTCCTCCGACAGCATGAAG CCCCAGGAGCCTCTGAGCAGCCTGAAGTCCATGGCCGAGCGAGCAGCACTCAGCTCAGGGATGGAGGGTGACGTGTCCTCCCTGCACCTCACCCCag TCTCCGTCTCCTGTCTCCCTTCAGACATCTTCCCCAGCAGCACTACTGTCCCGTCTGGCCCGCCGTCGGCGCCTCAGCTCTCGCTGTCAGAGGTCAGCATCCCCCCATCACTGGGCGTCTGCCCGCTGGGGCCGGTTCCCCTGTCCAAAGACCAGCTCTACCAACAGGCCATGGAAGAGGCGGCGTGGACGCACATGCCCCACCCGTCCGACTCCGAGAGGATCAG GCAGTACCTGATGAGGAACCCGTGCCCCACCCTGCCTTTCCACCACCAGGTGCCACCGCCCCACTCCGACACTGTAGAGTTTTACCAGAGGCTTTCCACCGAAaccctcttcttcatcttttacTACCTGGAG GGCACAAAGGCCCAGTATCTGGCAGCCAAAGCCCTGAAGAAGCAGTCATGGAGGTTCCACACAAAGTACATGATGTGGTTTCAGAGGCACGAAGAACCCAAGACCATCACGGATGAGTTTGAGCAG GGAACATACATTTACTTCGACTATGAGAAATGGGGCCAGCGGAAGAAGGAAGGCTTCACGTTTGAGTACCGCTACCTAGAAGACCGAGACCTCCAGTGA
- the LOC117957073 gene encoding CCR4-NOT transcription complex subunit 3-like isoform X2, with amino-acid sequence MADKRKLQGEIDRCLKKVAEGVEQFEDIWQKNQKRIYCQLHNAANANQKEKYEADLKKEIKKLQRLRDQIKTWVASNEIKDKRQLVENRKLIETQMERFKIVERETKTKAYSKEGLGLAQKVDPAQKEKEEVGTWLTNTIDTLNMQVDQFESEVESLSVQTRKKKGDKEDRIEELKTFIEKHRHHIRMLETILRMLDNDSIQVDAIRKIKDDVEYYLDSSQDPDFEENEFLYDDLDLEEIPQALIATSPPGNSNLEDEIFQNSSSTPTSTTSSSPIPPSPATCTTENSEDDKKRGRSTDSEVGQSPVKNGNPSSSLSSSSSSSSSSSSSSSCSSSSSIPGLTSSSLVSMATITGGGLSGSGGLHGSLGGLLSNTSAGSYSSATQQQPHPSAQQQQQQAKNLVGPVSSAPISIPNSSTNSHLMSSAPSPPNAITQGLFTSSSQAQALSGPTPTSNSLGLSLGLSLGKGGMSGCITTSPMSGSLGLSGMPASLSSMASLLSGSTPAPYAQAAASGAIGSGLPGSLGGIGINPTTTHSTVGSIGSGSITVGGPTSSTGGLLGPAPGLTNVGSGMLGLGSGQSGMQGSSLVSLSPVGGLAPGSGVGVIGSNGGSSGSAGSGVVGGNLSLSVRPPSQQKQNGSTSYSAVVADSTTDSALTSASQSQSSQSSSLTSPANQPKDTGSSLLGSICMSSSSPSPAFYSEAKAVSGGSLLNGPLSYSQSSDSMKPQEPLSSLKSMAERAALSSGMEGDVSSLHLTPDIFPSSTTVPSGPPSAPQLSLSEVSIPPSLGVCPLGPVPLSKDQLYQQAMEEAAWTHMPHPSDSERIRQYLMRNPCPTLPFHHQVPPPHSDTVEFYQRLSTETLFFIFYYLEGTKAQYLAAKALKKQSWRFHTKYMMWFQRHEEPKTITDEFEQGTYIYFDYEKWGQRKKEGFTFEYRYLEDRDLQ; translated from the exons ATGGCCGATAAAAGGAAACTTCAag GGGAAATAGATCGATGTCTGAAAAAAGTAGCGGAAGGAGTCGAACAGTTTGAAGACATTTGGCAAAAG aatcagaaaaggatttattgccaa CTTCACAATGCAGCCAACGCGAACCAGAAAGAGAAATATGAAGCGGACCTCAAGAAAGAGATTAAAAAGCTCCAG CGTCTTCGAGACCAGATCAAGACGTGGGTGGCATCCAACGAGATCAAAGACAAAAGGCAGCTAGTAGAGAACCGCAAACTCATAGAAACG CAAATGGAGCGGTTCAAAATAGTGGAGAGAGAAACCAAGACGAAGGCGTACTCTAAAGAAGGTTTGGGTCTGGCCCAGAAGGTGGACCCGGCccagaaggagaaggaggaggtcGGCACGTGGCTAACG AACACGATCGACACGTTGAACATGCAGGTGGACCAGTTTGAGAGCGAGGTGGAGTCTCTTTCAGTGCAGACgaggaaaaagaaaggagacaAAGAG GACCGGATTGAGGAGCTGAAGACATTTATTGAAAAGCATCGGCACCACATCCGGATGCTGGAGACCATACTGAGGATGCTGGACAACGACTCCATACAGGTGGACGCCATCAGGAAGATCAAG GATGATGTGGAGTATTATCTAGACTCGTCGCAGGATCCAGACTTTGAGGAGAATGAGTTTCTGTACGACGACCTGGACCTGGAAGAAATTC CTCAGGCGCTGATTGCCACATCCCCGCCAGGAAACTCCAACTTGGAGGACGAGATCTTCCAGAACTCCAGCAGCACGCCCACCTCCACCACCTCATCTTCACCCATCCCCCCTTCACCTGCCACTTGCACTacg gagAACTCAGAAGATGACAAGAAGAGGGGACGTTCAACCGACAGTGAAGTCGGTCAG TCACCTGTGAAGAACGGAAACCCGTCTTCCTCGttatcctcttcctcctcctcctcctcttcctcctcctcgtcctcctcctgctcttcttCATCGTCCATCCCGGGCCTGACCTCATCCTCACTCGTCTCTATGGCGACCATCACCGGGGGAGGACTCAGCGGCTCTGGGGGTCTTCACGGCAGCTTAGGGGGTCTCCTCTCCAACACTTCGGCCGGCAGCTACAGCAGCGCCACCCAGCAGCAGCCGCACCCGTCggcgcagcagcagcagcaacaggcCAAAAACTTAGTTGGCCCCGTCTCCTCGGCTCCTATCTCCATCCCCAACTCCTCGACCAACAGCCACCTGATGTCCTCCGCCCCTTCTCCCCCCAATGCCATCACACAGGGGCTCTTCACTTCCAGCTCCCAGGCCCAGGCTCTGTCGGGGCCCACGCCGACCTCCAACAGCCTCGGCCTCAGCCTCGGCCTCTCGCTGGGGAAAGGGGGAATGTCCGGCTGCATCACCACCAGCCCCATGTCCGGGAGCCTCGGCCTGTCAGGGATGCCGGCGTCCCTGAGCAGCATGGCGAGCCTCCTGTCCGGCTCCACCCCCGCACCTTACGCCCAGGCGGCCGCATCGGGAGCAATCGGCTCCGGCCTTCCAGGCTCTCTGGGCGGCATCGGCATCAATCCTACGACGACCCACAGCACAGTGGGCTCCATCGGCAGCGGAAGCATCACGGTCGGTGGGCCAACGTCCTCAACGGGAGGTCTCCTGGGTCCGGCGCCGGGGTTAACCAACGTCGGCTCTGGCATGCTGGGTTTGGGTTCTGGCCAGTCAGGGATGCAGGGGTCTTCCCTGGTGTCACTGAGCCCAGTCGGAGGCTTAGCGCCGGGTAGCGGAGTGGGAGTCATTGGGAGCAACGGAGGCAGCTCTGGATCAGCAGGGAGCGGAGTGGTGGGAGGAAACCTGTCGCTCTCCGTCAGGCCGCCAAGCCAACAGAAGCAGAACGGTAGCACCA GTTACAGCGCTGTGGTAGCAGACAGCACAACAGACTCCGCCCTCACCAGTGCCAGCCAATCACAAAGCAGCCAATCCTCGTCTTTGACCTCCCCAGCCAACCAGCC TAAGGACACTGGTTCCAGTTTACTGGGCTCTATTTGTATGTCGTCCAGCTCCCCGTCGCCGGCCTTCTACAGCGAGGCCAAAGCGGTGAGCGGCGGCAGCCTGCTGAACGGGCCGCTGTCCTACTCGCAGTCCTCCGACAGCATGAAG CCCCAGGAGCCTCTGAGCAGCCTGAAGTCCATGGCCGAGCGAGCAGCACTCAGCTCAGGGATGGAGGGTGACGTGTCCTCCCTGCACCTCACCCCag ACATCTTCCCCAGCAGCACTACTGTCCCGTCTGGCCCGCCGTCGGCGCCTCAGCTCTCGCTGTCAGAGGTCAGCATCCCCCCATCACTGGGCGTCTGCCCGCTGGGGCCGGTTCCCCTGTCCAAAGACCAGCTCTACCAACAGGCCATGGAAGAGGCGGCGTGGACGCACATGCCCCACCCGTCCGACTCCGAGAGGATCAG GCAGTACCTGATGAGGAACCCGTGCCCCACCCTGCCTTTCCACCACCAGGTGCCACCGCCCCACTCCGACACTGTAGAGTTTTACCAGAGGCTTTCCACCGAAaccctcttcttcatcttttacTACCTGGAG GGCACAAAGGCCCAGTATCTGGCAGCCAAAGCCCTGAAGAAGCAGTCATGGAGGTTCCACACAAAGTACATGATGTGGTTTCAGAGGCACGAAGAACCCAAGACCATCACGGATGAGTTTGAGCAG GGAACATACATTTACTTCGACTATGAGAAATGGGGCCAGCGGAAGAAGGAAGGCTTCACGTTTGAGTACCGCTACCTAGAAGACCGAGACCTCCAGTGA